The following are encoded in a window of Ferribacterium limneticum genomic DNA:
- a CDS encoding DUF3135 domain-containing protein, with translation MTIVYAVLHEIEAQLKEFNFDQLSDLARRDPQSFIEARSNAINSAILAVGRTAPELELLQDQIDVIRAIASDPQESLVAITALLEQRIDALVKVIGLVKTPLGPVAIDPKSRNN, from the coding sequence ATGACGATTGTTTATGCAGTGCTTCACGAAATCGAGGCGCAATTGAAAGAATTTAATTTTGACCAATTAAGCGACTTGGCACGTCGTGATCCGCAGTCTTTCATTGAAGCGCGTTCGAACGCAATCAATTCAGCAATTCTCGCTGTCGGAAGAACTGCGCCTGAGCTTGAACTGCTACAAGACCAAATTGATGTGATTCGGGCTATTGCGAGTGATCCTCAGGAAAGCCTGGTGGCAATCACAGCCTTGCTGGAGCAACGCATAGATGCGCTTGTGAAGGTCATTGGCCTCGTCAAAACCCCGCTTGGCCCTGTAGCAATTGATCCGAAGTCTCGAAACAACTGA